The stretch of DNA CTTGATAaattgagaaaacaaacataggGAGGCTGTTATCAAGGGCTGCTGATGGaaactttatttcttttaacAAAAGGTTGAGGTTCTTTTAGACAGAAATACAAAATTAGTTTTTGCTGAAGCCATCACAAATCAGACATATAGTGCAGCACTCATTCCTGATAAAGGTGTGATAGAGAGCATTTTAAGGCAAACATCAAAGTTCACAGTTCCTTTAAACCTTACTCTGCCCAAAAAGACAGAGTATAAAGACAGAATAATATGCTGCATTGGTTAATGTTACCAAGGAACTACCTTTGTACTTCAGGCATGTGAAGACAGACTCGTACATTACTCTAGtgcacatgtggccctccaatcgattacatgcggcccgcccaccactgtgcaaggtgatggagtagagacagaatataagactaaatgtatttgccggcaatatttttataatagtaataagacattcggttgtaatcattgctttactaaatgtattacactcaatatgaaattacatatattttgttttaatcacaattatcctcgtcattatttgctaaattttctccattttgtgcatcataaatatgtttttattgtgaatcattttatatcaaaacaagcacttttaatacaattctgtctaatatcatgatcaatatcttatattgcccaccggctactaaatagttgtttttttccactttttttcctctatgtcggccccgcttgaccagactatatGCTCATTggtccccaggtcatttgagtttgacacccctgctctagtgCATTGATCAGAAACaccttttcattttcacaggcTTTCCAAGGCAACACTGACCTGAAACACTCAGGTAGCACTTTGTATAAACAGACTGtttgtgtgaaagtgaaaacagCAGCATCGACTCATGtgagggtggagtggctcagtggttaagaccggtaccctgtgtgcgaaagaaaCCAAACCAAATTTATTTGGTTTGGTTTCAGGTTTTATTTGGTTTGGTTTCAGGTATTTCTGATGCTGAGAGCAAAATCCATTTTTCTGTATTTGGTTCAATACAAATAAGGAAAAGAGGGAGCTGTTTCCAtattttggttttgtcagaAAAACGGATTATACTTTAGTACCCTGACCAAAAACCTTCATGTATTGAATAAtctgttttacttttgttttcattgtgaaCTATACACTAAGCTTTCATTTACAGGTCAAATTACTGTATCAAATGTTACAGACAtgacaaaatgtttgtttttccagaggATTTTGGAAcaaaattatatcacataaaataaaacatttgacacttatttttttcctcacacaaaGATAATGATCAGACATTCACAACCCGGCTCTTTTATATCACTTTTTTATACCACCAACATACAAAACAGAATTATGGTCTTATTCCTTATTTCAGCATTACAACCTCTGCATGTTACAGTGCAGCTCATTATCTTTATTACTTTCAAATGTCCCTCTGCATTATTTCAATGCACATCAAAATTTTCACACAAACTCGTTCGACAGATTCAAGTTTCTCAGTGTAacagacattttcacacatcaAATACTAGTGGAAAAACATTGTCTCATAGTCCAAATATGGTGTCCTTAACTAGAAACTGAGCCAATTTTCCACTGatgcaaacagcagcagtggaaaaTTGAAAATTATGTTCTTCTAAACTggccaaaaataaacaacaaatactaCAGGTCTACATACACACTTATGTTTCAATGGTGAATGAATCTTTACAAAAATACTTCTGATACAGCAGCGATACTGCTTTCATCTGCACATGTAACAACAACCACTCATTAAAACACCTGCACACCAACACAGCCAAAGTATTGAAGGTTACAACTGTCACAGTAGTTGTGATGAAAATGGTCCTTATGATGGATGAGAAAAAATGGTAACAGAAGCTGATAGTCTCAGGTTATATGAGAATCCTTTTCTGGAATATGAGAAACCTACATGCAAGTGTTCtggacaaaataataaattaccATGGAGTATAATTTAAAAACCTGCAAAAACATTTTGAGCCCATAAGCCTTCCTACATGCTCAATGAGAATAAGACTTgagtaaaaaacaaattaaatttgttgaatgtttaaaaatgtcataatagaGATTTAAATTCGAgatacgcccccccccccccccccccccaaacgaataataaaaatgacattcacatttgttttcttttcagttaCTTATATGGAATAATACATGTGAAACACGCTTCTGATTTTGTTTGCAGTCAAGTTGTAGCCCTAAATACAGATACAACAGCAATTTCACTGGCTGCGGTCCTTTGGCTCTTTGTACTTGTAATGGATGTAGTCAAAGATGTCTTTCTCACTATCCACCATCAGAGGCTCCCCTGCAACACCTATaacagatgaagaaaaacaacaacacaatattaaaaacatgaaagcaaGTGTCAGTGACTCTTAGCAGAAGGAACTCGGTGATGGACCACAGTTCATAAAGTTAGTGTCATATTCGGAAGTTCTGAGACTCACCAGTGACCCCAAGTGGTCGTATGGTGTACTCATTAAGAGTGAAGCCCTTCTCCAGAGCATGAGTTCTCATATTTTTATTGAAGATATCACTTCCAGTGAAATACAGGACTCCACAGTAGTACTGATCCTTGGGAATTAATCTTTGGGGAATTAAGGAAAGGAAAGTTACTAACAGAGCAGGAACATATAACCAACTAGAAGGATACATTTATAAAACAGAGGGTtgcctctttatttatttttatttttttccaaattgaTAAAATCAATCCGGGCCAGTTCGGTATTGAAGGGTAAATGTTTTGTCCTAAGATATACTTAAAAGGCCTATCCTGGTAAAACAGAATAACATAAAGCAGGACACCTGATATCAATGCGCCTGTGGAGGTattcttcctcatcatcattctgcTGCAGTTGGCAGACTccctacaaaaaaaaacatcaagaaCATTGTGACTCGAGTCATGCGCTCCACGGCATGGGTAACTGTGTTACCAgtcacaacatcaacaacatacAGATGAGCACATGACACAAAATAGGCAACAGCCTCACCATGAACTTAGTGTCTCCTTTGGACAGAGTGTCCGTCACAAACCCAATAGACTCCAAATGATCAACCACAGCATGGAGGAGCTTCGGCTGGAAAAGTAAAAGTGAACATGAATAAGGAAAGgactgaacatgaacatgaagcaAAGCATTGCATTTACCACAGTGAGCTACAATACAGTAGAGAAGAATCTTACCTGCTTCTCAGTGTCAGAGGTGTAGTCTGGGTGGGTCAGCAAGATATCAATATCACCACTCGAGGCAGCACCTGGAAATTATGAACCCCAGACTCAATATCATGATAACCAGAGTTTGTACCATCATTAACTAACCACTTGGGGACATTTTTTACCTCTCCTGTAACTTCCACAGATTGTTCCTAAGTATTCAGTGTCAATTTCCTCCAACTCTCCATGAATCAGGGTCTGAAATAAAACCAATAGCACACAGAGAATAAACAAACATCAGTATAAAACTCATCTGAAAATAAgagataaatataaaacacaatcatCACCTCCATCTTTTCCATTTCAGTACGTGGGATCCTTTTCTCAAACTCCTCAAAGTATCTGAATGTAGAAACACAACCCATGAGACAGTGTACTTGATACTGATGAATTACACAATAAATGTGTTCCTATGTTCCATAatgaatttaataataaattcatgattaaagtaaaaaaaaaaaaaacacaacttactTGAGTCCAATCTGTTGGTGGTGGTTTAGTTTGTGCTCGATCTTTTTAAGatctacaaacacaaaaataacaattgaGTGTGCAACATTGTGTGTGCGAGTCTATAACTTGGTGTAATGCGGGTCAACTGCAAAACAAACCGTCTAATGTCTTCACACCGTCTTCAAAGAATTTCCTGGCAGCAGCAGGGCTGAAATGAAtatacatgaaaaataaatacaaatttgtCTCCCATCATGAACTCATAATGCACTCCACTGTGAGCATTCATACAAAATATTAGCTTTAAATTTGAACAATAAAGACATACCCAATTCCAGTAACTCTGGTGAGGAGGTTGATTGAAGTGCTAGTGTCATCAGTTCGaatctagattaaaaaaacaaaaaaaaaacaatgtaaggTATCAGTGTAGTGCGGTGAAATCACCATTAAACAGATATGAAGTGTGTCATCAATTGTGTATTTCAATGCCAAAAGGCTCACCTTTTCCAGTTTCCGTAGTTTGCCAGTTTGTAGGAACTCATCAATCTTTTCAGCTATTTTAGCTCCAACACCATCCTgttgaaatgtgaaaacaaacatgagggTGCTGAATAGTGATTTGTAGCGGTTATGTAACAAGTCCAGAGTAGCTGTTGACAAATATTTTCAGGCTGCAGCAAAGGGCACCACATGACACACAACCACAGCAACATGAAAACACTATTGTTTGggaaaacaaacatcagcacacagaacagaacagtcGGAATGGAGTAAAGATCAAGTAGCTTATTCCATTAAAACACAGAACATACAACTGTAAGACACAGTGACATGAAATCCCACAAAAATGCTATCATTAGACTATAATTTGAAGAAGGGGATGGAAAATACAGCAATTATTCTTCTGGCTATTTATATATGGCAGTGATAACGATTTCTAATTACACTACCCCTATTTAATAGAAGTTGTACAAAAACACTGGACAGAAATCATAAATGCATGATTCAATTCAGAACAATATTGATCCCCTTGGGTGAAGGGCTGAGTTGCCCCTGAGCAAAGCACCCAATGtccctttgttgtttgttgataagtgctgcccactgctctcTGCGCCCGGCCTGTAtttgttcactactggtgtgtaaaaaggattggttaaatgcagaggtcaaattcactaccTAATTCGAATTTCCAGTTTTTTCAACTACATAGTATTGCACAGTATAACCCTGTCCAGTGTTGAATGTATGCCAGGACTTTACAGTGTGTCTGAACTAATACTAGAACACTGGCACCaggtttttacacatttcctgcATGCCACAAATCTGTTATTTACAAAGACATTAAATTGAATTCAGTGCAGAAACACATACCAGCTTTTTGGCCTCTTCGCCACTTTTGATCTTTTGAGGATACTTTGAAATGGTAGACGCTGCTTTCCTGGTTACAAAGCACAAGAGCGGGGGTTATGTAATCGAAAAAACAGTTATAAAAATCTTTGATTGAATTTCTGTTACAATGTTTTGTCAGAATTTAGCCAATAAATGATTTTCTTGTGAAGCTTACATTGTTCAGCATCAATAACCGTATTTAAATTgttgaaagcttttttttttaataactttgaACAATGAATAAAGAAGGTAAATGAAACAGTAGGAACTACAAGCTGCAGTTGCTTCCATTAAGCGATAAATGGATGACTAATTCATGTAGTCTTTAATTTTTCTATGGAAAGAGAACAAACTCTAATTAAACATAGAGACACACAAGAAAAGTGTGTTTGAACTTggcataaacataaaataaatatatatattcaaccTTTGTTACATGGTGATATAAAGTTAGAACAATTAAATATcagcctttgtttttgttctgtacaTATTTAGACTAGCTACTGTCTGTTCAGGAAATTGCCCTTTTCTGATATTAAATACTTTATCTTACTTAACTGTTATACTTTTCTAATAATAAGAATTATTGGCACAATGGCCCAATTGTATACATGATGCAGGTAACTGACTTGaatgacacaataataataataagacttcTTAGTAAGATATGGTAGTAAAATTGAGTTTTTTGCATCCATTAATaattaaaccaaaacaaagctCATTTACTGCAGAGAATTCACATCTTACCTGTATGCATTGGACTTGTGTATAGCTctgttgacatttttctcaTAATTGGCCAGTTCTGGAAACAGAAGACATCGCATTGATTATGTGTCATTGTTTATAGAAAGGCATTTAAAGGGACAGAACAGTGGCTACAAATAAACACCCCGGATATTCCTTCTAAGCGAACAATATTAggaatttaaataaacaagggTTAAACAAGTGTCACTAAGCAATGTTTGACAAATGCATGACtgcacaaatgttattttacttaCAAACAGAGCGTAGCTTTGAAGCTAGCTACTGTTAGCCGAGAGTAACCGCACGACTGCTCTATACGTACCGACAAGAAAGTCAGTTATTCCCTCATTTGGAGATTCCTGTGGCGCTTTCCTCTTGCTCATCGTGAATTTGACGAACTCTACAGAGTAGTTTGTGTATTTGAACAGCCTCGTGTATGAGGAAAGACGCTAGGACCTCTTAAAGATCTTAGTTAGCTTTTAGCACATTAGCCCGCCCCCACCGAACGAACAATGAGTGAAAGACGTGGAAGAAGGAGCGAACGTAATACGTCACAAATATCAGGATCATAGCAAATcaaaaaaagcagcttttcaAATCTGTGTacgtgtttttttcttatttggcCAGTATCCTTTCTTGTTTATAGTTGTTTATTATACATTATCCTTTAATTTTTGTAGAACTGTAATTATTTAGACTATTTAATTGTATTGCCTGTTTTCATATGTGTTGTCTTTTACAAACATTACAACATAATATTTCTAGAAATAATAGCccagaggaaaggaattgggcttgtaactgggaggttgctggttcaatccCAGGACAGATCAAGGGCTGGGgttcccctgagcaaggcacccaatccctcCATTGTGCCCTGGAAACAGATAAGtcctgcccactgctcctgcacttGGCTTGTGTCATAAGGATGACTTAAATACAGAGGACAaaatcactatcactaattggtgtgtgagcaaattctaattctaatatGTATGAATAGCTCCACATAATGGGTACTTCTGCCAATGAACATTGAGTCAGTGTACTGAATGATAAAGATCTGATGTAAATATGGTTTGATAACATTattgaaaatgtactttttctGCCATATAGCATTTATAATTTTCAACAGCACAAAGTAACTCAGTGTGCGTCAATGAAAACAAGAGCTCACACAGGACTCACATTTACATGTATGTAATTGTTGATCTATGAACAATGTATAGCACTTTGCCACTGCAATATAGGAATTTAAAAGCATGTCTTTTTACAGCACTGCATagcacaaaataaaattaaaaaataattctcTCTGTATCCCCCTTGGTCCTCCATGGTGCAAAAAGCTTATTTTAGCACCATCTTTCAAATGCGCCATTACTGTTGaggtgtcaaaaaagtctagtatagtatagtatagagaGTAAATAATGCCTGATGGATTATTACATTATGGTACAATTCTAGATAAAGCCTAGATGTTATGGGGTGGTAACCAGTGTAACACAGTTAGATCAACATAAACAACTGATTATGTAGGAAACAGCAGACAATAGTAGAGAAATGTTTGCATGAATGTGCTAAAGCATTTATAACATGTGCACATGTGACTGAATGATATGGAGGTTGTAGTATTACAAATTTAAATTCTGATCTGAAAATtcacaaaattgacaaaaactgtaaaaacatggcgagtttcaattaaaaatgtcaggtcaaataatcacatttctgTGACTAATATTGAAGGACCTTAAAAACAAAGCATCTGCCTTTGTAAATTAAACAATATTCAGTAAACTCTGTGTTTATAATTACAACCCTTTTAATACAGTTTTACAAAATGAAACTTTTTAAAACCATGTATTTCAAGctttagtgttgtgttttcataatgCATCTATGAACTAGAGAAAACACttatctcttcctcttccttccctctccccctcctcctcttcctctgtgtgttatGAATCTATTTTTACATAAACTTTGTCCCTTGAGAATATTTTAATGGCCTCCTCGATTTCAGAAAGCCTACAGTCAAGGTGAGCTCTTCGTGAGCGAACACTCAGATTGTCGGCtttgagaggaagagagagcagCTCATCCACCAGGGAGCGATGGGCTGAGGGAAAAAGAATCAGAGACGAGCGGAGTTAGAGTGGTAAGTATCCACGGCACATTTCactatttcattatttcaagtGAATATCGCCATCATAAATGTAAGGACAGAGATGAAGAGCAACATAGCCATACTCTCTTTGAGGGATTTCAGTGTCTCCTGCCTCTCGCTTTCAGGCATCAGCGTGTGACCAGCTGGGGTTCTAGGATCAGGTGTgttcctcctcctttcctcctcctctcttcgcCATTGTTCCTTCCTTTCCTCAAGACTGTAAGTGTGTGCGAAGACACAGATCAGACGCAATGCCgacacaaacaaaagcagtgAAAAAATGTACCAAAAAACCCCAAGTAGAACATGGCTTTAAAAGTACTCACTACTGAGGCACCTGTCCCTTGACTGCACTGGGAACAGGTATATTTCTGAGGTTTGTCAGTGACTGGGACCGACGCAGCACCGTTTTTGCTGCAGTCTTAGCATTATGTCTAATGAAGTCGATGGTCTGACCTTCCACCTGTAACTGTATCCACATATAATATTGTACAGAATTCAAAATTAACCAGAAATAGTGCAAAGTGGcattaaaacaagcaaaaagCCATAGTCATGTTAGTTGTTTAATAAACATTTTGGAGCATATCtatatttttgtttctctctttgaGAGAATCATGACATCAGTATACTGATAAACATTTATTCACAATCCTCACTTGCAAATCCTGGTCACGTGTATCAATGCAGGACGCAGAGCGCCGCAGCGCTGCAGAAGACGTTTTGGAGCGAGGTCTTGGTGGAGCAGAAGAGTGGCCCTTCAGATAATTTTGACACTGTGGTTTAGTGGTTGGACTAGAAATCTGTGTAGGAGAGATGGGATTAAAAATGATGCTGAGGAGTGAGTCATAACTCACTGATATCTCAAGGCATGTTTCTTACCTGCAGCTGGACCACGACCTTTGATGGGACGTTCTCGTATTTGGAGGACGTCCAGAGAGCTTTGACTGGGACGGGATGGGACTGTGCTCTCACAGCCTCCTGCTCTTTGCAGCGTCTCTGGATTTCTCGAAGACGACGCACATTTTCTTTGCAAAAATCATGCACTCTCTGCTCTAAAGGATCAAATAACAAACGTTATATCAACTATGTTTTGGACTCTTGGTATATTTACTATCTAAATGGATAAAACAATGTAGTAATAATGAGGTTTATGAAATGCAGAGGATCTGAAAAATCAACTGCACTCACTCTGTTTAGGAACAGGGGAAACGGAAACACCATCTAGTTTGAGTAGTTGCCCTATCACCCCTCTTTGTCCTCGTTCTAGAATATGAGTAGCATTAGGCCTGACACGGGGAGGATGTGCCGGGGTGCGGGCGCTGTAGCTGCCCG from Solea solea chromosome 8, fSolSol10.1, whole genome shotgun sequence encodes:
- the enkd1 gene encoding enkurin domain-containing protein 1, yielding MCEGPSSISGPIPPDPSLFPQNYQRPATARGRLEGNHGGTLALLSGPLAPDHVLYPGSYSARTPAHPPRVRPNATHILERGQRGVIGQLLKLDGVSVSPVPKQKQRVHDFCKENVRRLREIQRRCKEQEAVRAQSHPVPVKALWTSSKYENVPSKVVVQLQISSPTTKPQCQNYLKGHSSAPPRPRSKTSSAALRRSASCIDTRDQDLQLQVEGQTIDFIRHNAKTAAKTVLRRSQSLTNLRNIPVPSAVKGQVPQYLEERKEQWRREEEERRRNTPDPRTPAGHTLMPESERQETLKSLKETHRSLVDELLSLPLKADNLSVRSRRAHLDCRLSEIEEAIKIFSRDKVYVKIDS
- the polb gene encoding DNA polymerase beta; this encodes MSKRKAPQESPNEGITDFLVELANYEKNVNRAIHKSNAYRKAASTISKYPQKIKSGEEAKKLDGVGAKIAEKIDEFLQTGKLRKLEKIRTDDTSTSINLLTRVTGIGPAAARKFFEDGVKTLDDLKKIEHKLNHHQQIGLKYFEEFEKRIPRTEMEKMETLIHGELEEIDTEYLGTICGSYRRGAASSGDIDILLTHPDYTSDTEKQPKLLHAVVDHLESIGFVTDTLSKGDTKFMGVCQLQQNDDEEEYLHRRIDIRLIPKDQYYCGVLYFTGSDIFNKNMRTHALEKGFTLNEYTIRPLGVTGVAGEPLMVDSEKDIFDYIHYKYKEPKDRSQ